A genomic region of Papaver somniferum cultivar HN1 chromosome 7, ASM357369v1, whole genome shotgun sequence contains the following coding sequences:
- the LOC113293941 gene encoding subtilisin-like protease SBT1.4 codes for MSTTTTPSVRYFFIILSILVSTTYSDALSSPFHGEATKTFIVHVSKLEKPSVFPSHHDWYTSTLQSLPAHLSPSHPRESIIYTYNNVLNGFAARLTPSQASHLRLQPGFLAILPQEIHQLHTTRTPHFLGLNDDSGLWPVSGYADDIIIGVLDTGIWPESQSFNDSSITNPVPERWKGTCEYAPDFPTTSCNNKIIGARFYYKGVEAQTGRKISETRDSKSPRDMDGHGTHTASTAAGSVVKNAGLFEYSVGEAKGMATKARIAAYKICWSIGCGSADILAAMDQAVADGVDVISLSVGSNVPGQRPYDQNSISIGTFGAAVKGVLVSAAAGNSGPGPLTVSNAAPWIFTVGASTIDREFPCNVILGDGRVFSGVSLYSGRPLEKSNTELVFAGDIGSRLCIQGRLNSTAAAGKIVLCAGRINTVAKGNAVKIAGGVGVILANSMVEGEELDAISHIIPGTMVTLKDADEIAEYIATQQNPTASLDFKGTVIGSTPSAPKIAAFSSRGPNLITPQILKPDVIAPGVNILAAWTGAVGPTGLEADKRRVEFNIISGTSMSCPHVSGLAALLRNAYPQWSPAAIKSALMTTAYNLDNAGKTFTDLSTGRDSTPFLHGAGHVDPNKALNPGLVYDIQPIDYEAFLCSIGYNQTQISLFIHDKTVDCGSQTSVTRPGDLNYPSFSVVFEPPYDSVSKHKRVVTNVGKSVDAIYRVKVNSPSSADIRVSPSILMFTMSNQSLSYEITFTSLRKDDRNSIEYASIEWTDSVHVVRSPIALIWLPSE; via the coding sequence ATGTCGACGACAACTACTCCATCTGTCAGATATTTTTTTATCATCCTATCCATACTAGTTTCTActacatattccgacgcactatcaTCACCATTTCACGGCGAAGCAACAAAAACATTCATCGTGCATGTTTCTAAACTAGAAAAACCGTCGGTTTTTCCTTCTCACCATGATTGGTATACCTCAACTCTTCAATCTCTTCCTGCACATCTATCTCCATCTCATCCGCGCGAAAGTATCATTTACACATATAACAATGTTTTGAATGGTTTCGCTGCCAGACTCACCCCATCTCAAGCATCACATCTTCGTCTTCAACCAGGATTCCTTGCAATCCTCCCTCAAGAAATTCACCAACTCCATACTACTCGAACTCCTCATTTTCTTGGCCTTAATGATGATTCTGGTCTTTGGCCTGTCTCAGGATATGCTGATGACATCATTATTGGGGTTCTTGATACCGGAATTTGGCCGGAAAGTCAGAGTTTCAATGACTCAAGTATAACTAATCCTGTACCAGAGAGATGGAAGGGTACTTGTGAGTATGCCCCTGATTTTCCCACTACGTCCTGCAACAACAAGATAATCGGCGCTCGATTTTATTACAAAGGCGTTGAAGCACAAACTGGACGAAAGATCAGCGAGACCAGAGACTCGAAATCACCAAGAGATATGGATGGACATGGTACACATACGGCATCTACTGCAGCTGGATCTGTAGTTAAAAATGCTGGATTGTTTGAATACAGTGTTGGAGAAGCAAAAGGAATGGCTACCAAGGCAAGAATTGCTGCTTACAAGATATGCTGGAGTATTGGTTGTGGCAGTGCAGATATTCTTGCTGCAATGGATCAAGCTGTGGCAGATGGAGTTGATGTGATTTCTCTTTCGGTTGGTTCCAATGTCCCCGGGCAACGTCCGTATGATCAAAATTCAATTTCCATAGGGACATTTGGTGCTGCGGTGAAAGGAGTTCTAGTTAGTGCCGCTGCGGGAAATTCAGGTCCTGGTCCTTTGACGGTTTCTAATGCTGCGCCATGGATATTTACTGTTGGAGCATCTACTATTGACAGAGAGTTTCCCTGTAATGTGATTTTAGGCGATGGGAGGGTTTTTAGTGGCGTGTCATTATATTCTGGCAGGCCACTTGAGAAATCCAACACAGAATTAGTTTTTGCTGGTGATATTGGTAGCAGACTTTGCATACAAGGGAGATTAAATTCCACTGCAGCCGCTGGAAAGATTGTTCTCTGTGCTGGTAGAATTAATACAGTTGCTAAAGGAAATGCAGTCAAAATCGCTGGTGGTGTTGGAGTGATTCTTGCAAATTCAATGGTCGAAGGAGAAGAATTGGATGCTATATCACATATAATTCCAGGAACGATGGTGACTCTAAAGGACGCTGATGAGATAGCGGAGTATATTGCAACACAACAAAATCCTACAGCGTCTTTGGATTTCAAAGGAACAGTTATTGGTTCCACTCCTTCAGCTCCTAAAATTGCTGCATTCTCTAGCCGTGGCCCTAATCTTATAACACCCCAAATTCTTAAACCGGATGTTATTGCACCAGGTGTTAATATTTTGGCTGCTTGGACCGGTGCTGTCGGTCCAACAGGTCTTGAAGCCGATAAAAGACGCGTGGAGTTCAACATAATATCTGGTACCTCTATGTCATGCCCTCATGTGAGCGGATTGGCTGCACTGCTACGAAATGCTTATCCTCAATGGTCTCCAGCTGCAATTAAATCTGCTCTTATGACTACTGCCTATAATTTAGATAACGCAGGTAAAACATTTACTGATCTGTCAACaggaagagattcaacaccgttCCTACATGGTGCTGGACACGTTGACCCCAACAAAGCCTTAAACCCTGGTTTAGTATACGACATCCAGCCAATTGATTATGAGGCATTCCTTTGCTCTATTGGGTATAACCAGACACAAATTTCTCTTTTCATCCATGATAAGACAGTCGATTGTGGGTCACAGACGTCAGTTACTCGTCCTGGAGATTTAAATTACCCATCATTCTCTGTGGTTTTTGAACCACCATATGATTCAGTTTCCAAGCACAAGAGAGTGGTTACAAATGTTGGAAAGTCAGTAGATGCAATCTACAGAGTCAAGGTTAACAGTCCATCATCGGCTGATATCAGAGTTTCCCCGAGCATACTTATGTTCACCATGAGTAACCAAAGTTTGTCTTATGAAATTACATTCACAAGCTTGAGAAAGGATGACAGAAACTCAATTGAGTACGCGTCAATTGAATGGACCGACAGTGTACACGTTGTGCGGAGTCCCATTGCTTTAATCTGGCTTCCTAGCGAGTGA